AATacaaacacatttaaatacatataatataatatttataatattattattacacaattatttttatattgatacaataataatttaattaaataatagattatatggatttatcgataaaaaatactaaccgTATCGTCACCTGCATCGCTTGTTGAATCTCTAGCACCAGCGTCGCCATTGCCAGATGAAGTACCACTGGACCCGCTGCTGCTACCCAGTAAACCGGACAACAGACTCAAGACATTAGAACCAGCTGGACTTCCGGCACCTCCACTGCTATTGTCTCCTGGGTCACCACCATTACCCTATCAGCAtacatacacaaatattatacttctttacttattattataatatatgtattttttttttttatttgatacacTTAAAACCTGCTAGaatcttaaattgtaaatataaactataatgattATTCTACATAATCATTCGTGCgtagtgataaaaaatatattataatcatcataTTGTAGAATAGAATAAAAACTTACACCACTACCGCTGCTGCTACCCAACACAGGTCCCAGAAGAGACAGAATACTGGAGAAGCTACTGCCACCAGTGGCTCCATTTGGGCCAGCCAAGTCCGGCCCACTTCCGTCGGTTTTGCTGACATCTCCTGTGCCAGATGCAGATCCCGATGATCCAGCACTAACGCTCTATACCAAATAAGCACAGAAAGAAACGGACATGAATTAAATTGATACATATGTTGTGACTATAAGTAAGTTTCAGATTATGATGACGGgttcatgtattatttataaaacttacacCACTACTGCTGCCCACCAACGGAGCTACTAGATTTAATACGGATCCGCTGCCACTGCTACCATCAGCCGGTGCTGAAGCTGAAGCTGCTCCTCCGTCCAACTATAACGTgataatcttttaattttatattttatgcgtaTACGCGTGTACGAATTGTGTATAGCAAAATTGCACTTCAGTtacaatttaagacttcaatacacacgcattttatatatattgaaaacttaaagaaggtataataataccttaGTAGTTGGTTGTGATTATAATAACTGATTCATGACTTACTGTTCCACTGGATGATGATCCAGCCACTGTCCCACTACTGCTACCCAATAGCCGGGTGATAACGTCTAAAGATCTTGTTTCACGCTGTAGTTGCTTCTGTGGTTCACCATTGAAGTTAGCCtatgaataatttgaaaattaattaaaataaaatttcaattcgACGTAGAacgacaaataaataatattaatttcaaactcTGAAGCTAAGCGGTACAAGTTCCAAATtatcagtttaaaaattatagtttttttttttatcgctcAACCTTTTCTTATAGTTAAAAGAAATCAATGCTAGAAATAATATgaactaaaattgtaaattaaattattgttacattgaaaaaataatttttggaataGCTAAGTAGaccttcaataataaataattataatatattatataaccacaATAATCTTGagaaatatctattaaattatatatataatatgtatactacaTCCTTAAAAAATAGCCGTAAAAAGTGTATCTAAGTATTTTCCTTGTACATATAgtcttttgtttaattattatacattgctaaaaaaatatttcaaaaaaacttaaatacgtttttttttttttttattgtgacaattttactgttataaaaatgtaaaatgtcttGAGCATTCATTATAGTAGTATTAGCGATAGttcaacttaattttttttaatggattcaagtagttttaatttattttatgattactaaattttttattgtcgaataataaattcaaatctgatttaaatctataaaaagatgagtaaaaatatgtacttatatttaactCTCATAtcaaaatgaaatgtatttatattattaaaaatataactattaatacattttctaactTTAAAGgatcataattaaaaagagTGAGTCAAAATTGatgatttatcaattaaagcTTTTAGACCTATACCAACTACCTGAagtcattaaaaaacaattactgATACAACTGTgaagtgtttaaaaatgtttcaacatatttttaattttttttaaatttaattttatcaatcaataataattattgaaaaccaTGCATACAACGACATTGTAGttaattatacagtattatatgtataaaataaaataaaaaacttaacttattgtaaattaaaaaataataactctaaatactgttattaaattaaatatataactataaataattctaaaaatatgtagttcccatttttatttgaataaaaaaatatttatgatttttttttattaataccgtTTATTAGAATACCTATCACATTTCACATATGTATGTAAtctgttaacattttttttttatcttatatcgaaaatatagtatacatgttCTATGAACATTTACAGTTTTTTCATAGTTAATTGTCTCGATTGAgtccatatttttaattatattaaatattatattaaacatgattATGTTTGCGaccagtaattttatttacaaatatttaaactgatataaaattatataatatattaaaattatttctatgacaagaattattttatgaacgactcgatttattatatagctttaaaatgcataacaattgtacataaaatgtataacctaACACTTATTTAGGTCTATGCAAAAGTGAGCGATATGAGACGAGTGACTACTTTCAGTctctttgtatattaaataatttttgtattatgtatatagtgtgtacactgtacacatATTGGGTGGAAATACGTGTTGATTTGCTAACAAACGGGTTATgactgtaataatttttattgaattttaactcGTTTATGAACGTGAACTCTTTCAATTCCACtcttttttatatatgcaCATTGGtgttcaacatattattttaaattaaaaatgtgctgTCGACTTAAtcggtaaattattaatttatgtatctcGTATTGTTCCAAATCTCAAATTCATTAGGCACCGGCTTGATGTTATTTGTAATCGGcaacacatttttatgtttagttgTTTTTGTTATGTAATATACGATATCACATTATATCTGTAACTTTTCTATTCTACTTTgtaactgtatatttttattttgtaatacgaCAGTTGTACCTAGTTTGTAAATTGTTCCATTCAAAATTCAagaataaacaatttgaaacaactttatatttttaccatgaGATGAACGTTccaaaaaataggtatatattaaatcatgtggtacgtataatattataatgtttgtagAAGGAATTACAAATTGCACACAAGTCTACCgcatataacacataatattatattgtaaccaCATGCACACAAGGTGTTGAGCAGTTACCtagtaatgttattataggtatatacatcatgtacatcgttattatattttattgcgtGTGTGGTGCAGGTACACTGTAGTGTATGCTATACTATTAAATCTCTCAATCGTTAACCAGGGCCGCCCTTAGGTGAGAACCtagaattacaattttaccatgaaaaaaaaaaaaaaacatccaactatattatttgaaactctattaaaattattatacactctcATTGACAACAGTTAAGACAATAATAACGTGTaagcacaataataataataataataataataataacgaactgcggcgcattattattaaaaataaaaacgcaaTACTAGCAGGTGGTATATTAtctgcaatttaaaatttaattttcacgcCCTTCTATTTGCGCCGCCACCCTCGGGCGACGTCCAACACGGTCGTTTGGCCTACAGCGACGGCACTGGATACGTGtggttatatatgtatatattattatcacccgTTCTCCCGGCCGGGTGGTGAGCAATAAACAGTCGGCGAAAGCGATAGTGACGCCGTTTAGGTACATCGCGGTTAGTAGGGCCGGTCGCGGAGCGAGGAGCTGTACGCACGGCGGCGCGAGCGATGACGGTGACGGCGAAGAGCATCGCAACGGTTTGGTGAATGTGGGTCACCACAGATCGGCAGATAGCCGGCAGGCGACCTTGGATCACCGCCGCGCGTAAGTACCGACGGGTCTAAGCCGCCGCGGTCGTCATTGAACCACTTATTGGGAGCGAGTGATTATAAAATCGTGTCCCGCCGTCACCGTGCCGGACGatgaccgccgccgccgccgccgccgaatattataatattattatatattacattattactattattatatcattgatcggatgaataaaattattatacgcgcGCGCGTCTTGTGCATTAGAATTATAATCGCGCGCCCGTGTCATTGTCAccgtatattatcatatttaatgtacAGAACCGCGTTATCTATAGGTGCAAAAGGAGCATTTTGctacaaatgaaaaatttagagAGGtgacaaaatttgaattcaaaatcaaaaaaaaaaaaaaataataataataagtaacagATATGTatcacaaaattacaaaaattatgtataaataatttgtttttcataacagttactattaaatattaaaaaaaaaaaaaattcgttcaTTTTAACAGTAACTTTTTTGTGTTCTTAataggttatattattgtgtaatacacattatcttattaatcatttacttTTTTCCGAATTTCGACATCGAGTTTATCACAAAAATTACGAGTATAACAttgaacgataaaatatttacatgaatatgaattgttttataataattatctcacTCTCGTTTTTGTGAACTATTCCTGGGGTTTCTATGTAGGGACGAGAGACATTTTAGTTGGCGTGTAAAAGTGAAATCGATGCACCTACCTCCTACtagtatacataaacatactaaataaagtaaaatattaaaatacaaaagcatagtgtacaaatttatttaagccCTTATACGTAGTTGTTTTCTTAAATGCaggaaaaaatgcaaaataaaaccaatagattatattagggtcgataatacctatacattataattactacCACATAAAATTGTAcgataatacaaaaatgtgataaaatgtttataacacgACCCACTTGCAATAGAGCGAAACGTAATCGTTTTCCAAATCCGGAAAATACATGATttcaaataactttaaaaacatttccACGGGATATTCTTGTACAGTAAACTtgctattatacttaaaattaacattattcagCATGACTGCACTCCTCAAAGGAATTTCCCACcgtgaatatacattttaatattattaatacaatttattgttattatttgttatcatattatatatatatttttttagtagtatATAGTATCACACGTACCATCAATgcaaatatacgtattatatatacattgtatatacgaCAATGGGATAATGATACACGACCAATTAGccttaaataacaattaatattatataacggtgatggtaatattatttacctgtAGTGACGGTGCGGCGGCGTTAAAGTCTTCAAAGGCAGCGGCGGCGACGACTATGGACATTAAAATCACGACGCTGCAGCTTGTGCTGCTGCTGCCGATGGTCCTCATCGTTGGTGGCGTGTCACTAAAATAAACGTCGTCGCAAATGTCAAATGATGCTGATcggacaaataaaaaaatcccaACCCGACTGATATAATAAGTAGTTATAgcgattgaaataatttatgggTAGTAATATCATTCCTGGTTTTTGCGTATGTgtgtattagttattaacaACGAGTTTTTTGTgagtaacaaaaatgtattttattatgaatatgtatCACACTTACGACAGTATTGTACGAGAGTGCGGATTGCCGCCCTCGGAACTGCACTGTAGGGGTGGTtcggatatttttatttcgcgTTTTCGGTCTCGcggttacaaaaaaaaaaaaaaaaaacacagtgGCAATACGAGAAACGTAACGTCGACGAATAACGCGCCAActgctatattttatgtactatatataatatacagtacgCCAAATTCGGAGTcgatagaaataaaatgtttaagtataataggtaataccaATAAATCGATAACGATTGTGTTATATCGCGATCGCtggtgagaaaaaaaatactgcagCTGCTGGTGCGCTGCCGCTGGTGCTCCGGTGTTGGTATGTTGCTGTTGCTGGCGTCTCCGGGATACTGTTGGTCGACCGCCGGCACAGTCGCTGTCGTCGACGCGTGACCGGCGACTTGTGCGTGATGTCGAAGTGGctttcggggggggggggcgtCGTTTTGGGGACGTATCGGTGgagcacataatattatattcgacgTGCGCCGCACACGGTCCTCTGCCCTGCGAAAGTCGTCCCCGCCACGCACTAATTAAGCCTtcacgtcgtcgtcgtcgtcgtattattattatacggtagtatatagttaaatattatattattattattattattataccacatAGCGTCTGCCGCCGCCGTGCGCGATTGAGCAACGACCGTCCGATTACGAGATCGCCGCATCGGCCTCCCGAGAGGTTTATAGGTAATACACACGGGCAATACcactaatacctatatatttgtcaatatATGCCGCCGACGACCACTGCCACGATAATACGACGATAATAATGTCACATGTTTGACGATCGATTCAACGGTCGGATCGAGTTTTGTACCACTATacctacacattattattatttattatagatatactaTAGAACTCAATCGACATGAGACACGTCCACTGCAATATTCATCTTAAAATAGTACATATAGTTTACTTCGACTAGAAGTCCTTCGAGATGACTATTTGTTGGCATTACTTTTTCTGCTATTTATTACTAACGATTCCtattgcaaaataatttaaatttaaaatactcaaataatattttagacaatGCCAAAATATTAAGATCTATATCAAATGTAAGTAACGATAAAGACTTActgatataaatcatttttctcaaaaatgtttacaattttatttcaaattgtcACTACGTAGAAACGACaataaaattaccaaattTACCAAATTTACATTAGTATGTCTAGGAGTATAGTTTGACAGAAAGTTGGAACCATTTAACAACGTtagcaatatcaaaaataaagttactcACATGTTTTGTTTCCTACCTATGTAATTACctcaaatttttcttttagaaaaataaaataatttaatttaaataataggtaattcttataatttattaaatatatattaaatattcttcaGAAAACATTCATATATGAATGTGAAGAACTcctatgatataaatttatttatctcaAACACATGTGTCACATTATTCTTTCCGTGcataagtacatttaaaaaaaacttttatgtcTTTATACtaagtactattttattatttaatatctttacACTTGTCTTTTAgacagtaatttattaaataatatataaattatgttaaattaatgttgttattacttttttgttatcaaattatattatgttgcatttttattcatgggattagtattaaattgaaagaaaaatcaaaaaaattaattaatattagtaaataaatgtatttaactatagtatgttaatatgttactaaattacataatacactTGTATTTTTACCCGTATTACATTGTAACTTCATCTATGTAATATGCATAATGCCAGCTAATAAACGAATagcttaaattgtattattattataataaccttgttgtcgtattatatattggacaggcatttaataaaattaaaaatatatattcttataataaaatgtatcaaatttcGGTGGCTGTTGTAGCCTATATCATACGactaatgtcaaaattgaaaattgaatatattattaatacatgacATATAGTAACTATGTAAGCGctaagtatacctataaattattatagcgaattttttcgtttaaattatattatattttggcgACTGCAATGATTGCTTTATACGTTTCGTATTTCGTTGCATTTGCGTGCAATGCTGCAGTTATATTCACagctataactatataattcgATGAcgttgtacctatatgtataattttgtataagtgGGCGTTGGTGAGAGTGAGAGTGAGTTGAGTGCAGTTCGTTATATTGCCGTGTAGTAATCTGTAATTGTACCATAATATCTACCTTTCGGTATCTATCACTTttagttcaataataaattggacAATTTTTTTCCGGCTGAAGTCACTGTGCTAATATGGgtttttacatattgtttaacattgaaaaacgtgaattttaactaataggtttattacgtaatatgtatgttatgtatttaaccTTATAACACATAGTATACGAATTTTCTTAACTTGGATGAATTATATGCatctatattaagtatacttcatatataatttaaactatataagtatagttaattagtttgttaataaaaataatgaataatgcttaaatatttgctttagagtttaaattttacttaatgtacctatttattattatatttcttactataatatatattgtacctaaatataatttgaatatttacaattatttttaattcgtatactatatattgaaAGCCTTTGAAAATCGCCCTAGCCGTCGGATTAAAATACTGTATGTCCCAAAAGCCCTGCATCTccgtaataaatcaattttttttaatgcttttttTGCAggaattaatttgaaaattccaATTGAAtggtataactgtataagttttaaaaaaacttttacgcaattaacttttttaaattttcgagaTTTTTTCAAgacttgaaattaaaatacaatttttcgaTGTTTTTCAATTTCGCTCctcgatattaattttttttttttatttaaacttaataataatatatcaattttattgatttctgatttttatttaaattttagttttaattttaatttttaaaatatcaccttgacatttttatgattccaacattgctatattattttcaatttatttttatctataatgaTCTAACGGCATATTGCTGAagacatttaaacaattttaattttaatttaacattttacataatataaaatattattatgggaaagtataatattttaatattataaacaaattgtagGACATTGcatgtttatacattatacatattaaacagaATGTCCGATGTGtcacatattttgttatattatacaattccaGTTTTCAATACATAGAAGTCAGGAGCAGAACTTGATAATACACTCTATATAATTGTTACTATATCTGGAATACAATGTCGAGAGCaataatggaaaaattatttttccaagcATTTAAAggtgtgtaaaaataaaatctccgGGCTCAAAACGATTGCTAATCGAACTCGCGGATTATTTTCATCAGTAACcaatttagcaataattctAAGAAAACGAATTACAAACTACAAAGTACCTATTgctttagttattacttaaaacTATAACTTATGAATTTCTCaccaatgattattataataatatttatattatatatacctgttGAGCGTTGGCTattgttgaatttaatttttttttttcaaacatttcaaattgGTCTGTTTAtaatacggttattattttgatataaattttcgatttaaaattttttaatttcaatacacctacattttgaatattattgatgaatattttcactttaagtataaattttaaatattataatttatcgttttcGAATTtgatataacttaatttaaaaaaaaaaaggatatttattgatatttgaaatCGATTTTTCGAATATATATCTTAAGATAATGTAAAGTACAATATCTATTGAAATTtagtgaaaattaattaaatcgtgTAAATATCCTAATATCTACGTTACTTATAAGGCTTTTATAACGTATGATTTCATAGCATGTATAGTATAGAGTTCATCAATTttctaatgttattaaaaatttaataattttatgttaatgagCAAAATAAGTCGCAAGTCAatcaaaatgcataataaatgttgACCGCATGGCACTACGGCTCGTAGTGACTATACGCCATTAATATCCATAAAAATTGCccgtatgttattaatatatggaGCATTGGAGCTATAGACTAGACTGCTGGAGTAAGCAAATTATGCGTTCATAGAatgttccaaaaataaaataaagtcatacaaaatcaatttttcaattattttatgtaggcAATGAAGGAAGACGTTTATAATTTTGCGATAGGGCATTACATTGAAGACCTAAGTCAAAATCCATTATTCGTAAAAACAAATCAactttaaaacgaaaatattcattattcaattcGTGTTTgttaacaaaacatttttacgaataaaaaactaaatttattttaacttggtCAATATTCGTTCAATCttaatatatcttttaattgttttaaataatataatcaagaaaattactatcttgaaaattaaaaaaaaatgaattacctataaataaaaaaaatgttttttgaaactGATTATGCCATTCGGTTAGAATTTTCTtacaaattactttaaaaaaaacagcgtttaaatgtattgatttactATACAGAGATTCTAAGGGTGATACAGGACTCCACTACTTCAGGGACATAcagtataaagtaataataatttaacgataAATAATGTGGGCTACCTAAtgagtaaaaacaaattactaataaaaaaacaaaatttgcataaattatgtcgtattaaaaaaaaaacgtataaatatatttcataatagttGGGCGGCgaataaaaacatatcaagaaaattgtaatacacCTAATTATCAAAGTATGTATAATCAAATAcgaacgttattattatacgtcggGAGGGCCGGTTGCGGTCCGCAGGACGTCAATATCTACAGTGGCGTGTGCgtgtatgatgtatatagtACACATTTaaacagatattatattattatatattattgtaattatattgtaaccgAAAACGGTGGCTGTTGGAGAGAGACAGAGAGAgacagagagagagagagagagagaaagagaaaaAGAGAGAGAGTGAGTGAGAGATAGTGTGCATATCAGAGCGTACAGTAAATATCATAGTGTTTAGTGTGTGTAGTACGGTAAGTACAAGTAATAGTAGCgagtgtaaatataatattattataatagttagttAATAGTTTGGTACAGCAGCGGTATATCTATGCAGAAGAGAGCGGTCCATCAgcggacgacgacgacggcaaCGCGCGGTGGCGGCGACAAGAACGCGGCGACCTTGTACCTATTTACGTTTCgtgtatttacttttatatacttGTTGTCTTCATCGTTAATGACGATGACGAAGATTTCGTTATTAGAACGCGCGCATTAATTATCGCATTAAACTGATAATATTTCGTTAGCCGCGATTCGCGCGATTTTATGAGTCTaactaagtaataactaataatattgtaccggTATATATAGGTGATTGTGGTTGCTGTAGGACAGTGTTTCTCGCTCACAATCAACGACACCGCGATTTACAGCATATCAAATCTGTACAGCTACCTGCTGAGCACGGTCAGTCACGCTCAAGTCCGTGATGTGATTATTATTGGATATCTTCTACTCGttaatggaaaaatatatcaataataatcagaCGTGTTGAGATCTGACAGAACACTCGCACGGAGAACTCTGAAcacttttttttgcattttactCTTACCTATGATGTAGGtataagtatacctacttCATATATACTCGGGCATTTTTGGAATTTCTGCAATCCGCTATAATGAATTCTGCACCTATTATGGTGATCATCAGCTGTATGAGTATGCCTTCGGACGACCTTATATAGATCTCGTGAGCGGGTTATTtcgatgatttttattatttcacgaCCGAAAGTCTGTATACgctattgaatatataatattatacacctattacacacacacgagCCTgtcttctgtttttttttatgtacacaatttttaatgcAATTCAAAATTCCGTGCGCGAGCTTAATACCTGAATGCGTCGAACGACCCCGCACGTTTCCATCTCACGGCAGTCCGATTATGATGACGgtgatatcatattttataatgacaaaAAGGACTACAATATACTGATGGACGTGCGAGGAATATAgtagttatgtatatatcatgtatCAAACCGTGGTCACCGATATTTTAAGTACGCGATACGAATTAGTGAAATATTGTTGTTCTGTGTAGAATTGGCCGGTGTTTCTTTGCATTATACACGACCGCCGACCGGTAAtcccatgtatatatataactatatattatgtacacattataattgtGCTGAGCAATGAGCACATATTAGGTGTACATTAAAGaacaaaactattaaactacaaaataataaccattgaaatgtaaatatttatttaggtagacGAGGACGAAATgtgtgataaataaatatactgagTATTAGCTTAAAGCCTGGTCCAGAGTAtgccaatattttaattgaataccggtatctattttttattgggCACTTTGAGCACGTTTCTAGGGCCCCGCGATCAATAGGGCCCCTAGCTCCAGCCATATAAATGATCATCAACCaataatcgatatttattaccgataagtaaatttatttcgaGAAAAATTAGAGAATAATcgctaatagtaataatattaataatactactaataaaaaagtcaaaaataatttatagttaaataaattaatcaatacttTTTTCTCTCTACCACCACCATATTTATCTgttctaataaaatagtacTCTGTCCAATTCGTAGGGTCCGCATTACACCACTGCTCAAAGCCTCAAAATGCTTAAAGGTGGCCCTGATTGAATGCCATGATAAACagtgtaaaatttaaaggtcTCAGGGCCCCAAGGCAGCTACTAAAGAAGagatctttaaaaaatatattagtaaacatagcttttaataatcattactaTATAGCGTAACATAAgtacataacattaatttcTAAGTTACTATACCTA
This genomic stretch from Rhopalosiphum maidis isolate BTI-1 chromosome 3, ASM367621v3, whole genome shotgun sequence harbors:
- the LOC113557937 gene encoding uncharacterized protein LOC113557937, with amino-acid sequence MRTIGSSSTSCSVVILMSIVVAAAAFEDFNAAAPSLQANFNGEPQKQLQRETRSLDVITRLLGSSSGTVAGSSSSGTLDGGAASASAPADGSSGSGSVLNLVAPLVGSSSGSVSAGSSGSASGTGDVSKTDGSGPDLAGPNGATGGSSFSSILSLLGPVLGSSSGSGGNGGDPGDNSSGGAGSPAGSNVLSLLSGLLGSSSGSSGTSSGNGDAGARDSTSDAGDDTGAGAGGSGSGSILQLIGPLLGSSSGGAGGDGGDGTNGGTGGGSDILGFLGSSSGSSSGGPGGNGAAPASATPVRRRQIGGFFRRPFAANTNEPDVTYTQLLNDRPRDLRRRLWL